In the Leptotrichia sp. oral taxon 212 genome, one interval contains:
- a CDS encoding CRISPR-associated helicase/endonuclease Cas3, producing MKNEFLAKSNGETIMEHTENLISNLKKFFITYSEINVDKKLLLLACIYHDLGKINKKFQSKLSGKRQNGELPHGLLSTSFIDSKSLSENGFDKSDIKILSYSVALHHERDLSEISEEDFSSEIELMNIEADYFLKYLEKLQNIYFDYMNENIGENLKYSIFRIENEKVKLKKLSKKYYKLNGRIYSQDFILSEKEIFETFQKYVMLKGLLNKIDYAASSYIPVEEKNDFLEEKMDDFLKNVLKKDNPKNDWNELQKFMIHNQNENVVVVAQTGYGKTEAGLLWIGNNKGFFTLPLRVAINSIFNRVKNQIVIEKLENRIGLLHSDFREIYIEDTKKKEKNNLEKQDSDELFMYMDKTKQLSLPLTVCTIDQLFDFVFRAPGFELKVATLSYSKVVIDEIQMYSTDLLAYLIYGLKYITDFGGKFAIMTATLPGIIIDLLKKEEIEFVTTEPFINDKKRHNIKVLKNTINAEFIKENYKDNKILVVCNTVKKSKQIYEDLKNLGIECKELNLLHSRFIKKDRAKKEKEISEFANPKRFKESVKKERELKNICENGIWIGTQVVEASLDLDFDILITELSDLNGLFQRMGRCYRNREILDEKYNCYVFTEECSRIKSYKAVIDKEIHNKSKEALLEVDGLITEQKKLELIAEVYSTESLKDTEYYGKLVKNIYALKNYIVEYEKTKSEVQKIFRNIASRDIIPKIVYQENVEEIKKNIEILKKKSKGLDEKERKKLRSEKIEARREINQFKVAIPEYEFDDISPEQVEKIEINDCEMLIILDCDYSYEKGAEVLKQKKEKDFEDSYF from the coding sequence CAAAGTAAGTTATCTGGTAAAAGGCAAAATGGAGAACTTCCTCATGGATTATTAAGTACTTCTTTTATAGATAGTAAAAGTCTAAGTGAAAATGGCTTTGATAAAAGTGATATTAAAATTTTATCTTATTCTGTTGCATTACATCATGAAAGAGACCTTTCAGAGATTTCGGAAGAAGATTTTTCGTCAGAAATAGAATTAATGAACATTGAAGCAGATTATTTTCTAAAATATTTGGAAAAGTTACAAAATATATATTTTGATTATATGAATGAGAATATAGGAGAAAATTTAAAGTATTCTATTTTTAGAATCGAGAATGAAAAAGTAAAATTAAAGAAATTGAGTAAAAAATATTATAAATTAAATGGAAGAATCTATTCTCAAGATTTTATCTTATCAGAAAAGGAAATCTTTGAAACTTTTCAAAAATATGTGATGTTAAAAGGATTACTGAATAAAATAGACTATGCTGCAAGTTCATATATTCCAGTTGAGGAAAAAAATGATTTTCTTGAAGAAAAAATGGATGATTTTCTAAAAAATGTATTGAAAAAGGATAATCCTAAAAATGACTGGAATGAGTTGCAGAAGTTTATGATTCATAATCAAAATGAAAATGTTGTAGTGGTGGCACAGACAGGATATGGAAAGACCGAAGCAGGACTACTTTGGATAGGTAATAATAAGGGATTTTTCACATTGCCGTTAAGAGTGGCAATTAATTCGATTTTTAATAGGGTAAAAAATCAGATTGTAATTGAAAAACTGGAAAATAGAATAGGACTGCTACATTCAGATTTTAGGGAAATATATATAGAAGATACAAAAAAGAAGGAAAAAAATAATCTAGAAAAACAGGATAGTGATGAGCTATTTATGTATATGGACAAAACAAAGCAGCTCTCCTTACCATTGACAGTCTGCACAATAGACCAGCTTTTTGATTTTGTTTTCAGAGCACCGGGATTTGAATTAAAAGTTGCTACACTATCTTATTCTAAAGTGGTTATTGATGAAATTCAAATGTATTCAACGGATTTATTAGCTTATTTGATATATGGACTGAAATATATTACAGATTTTGGTGGGAAATTTGCTATAATGACTGCTACTTTACCAGGAATTATCATAGATTTGTTAAAAAAGGAAGAAATAGAATTTGTAACTACAGAACCTTTTATAAATGATAAAAAAAGACATAATATAAAAGTATTAAAAAACACTATCAATGCTGAATTTATAAAAGAAAATTACAAAGACAATAAAATTTTAGTTGTCTGCAATACTGTCAAAAAATCCAAACAGATATATGAAGATTTGAAAAATTTAGGAATAGAATGTAAAGAATTGAATTTACTTCATAGCCGATTTATAAAAAAAGACAGAGCTAAAAAAGAAAAAGAAATTTCTGAATTTGCCAATCCTAAAAGATTTAAGGAAAGTGTAAAAAAGGAAAGAGAATTAAAAAATATTTGTGAAAATGGAATCTGGATTGGTACACAAGTAGTTGAAGCATCTCTTGATTTGGATTTTGATATTCTTATTACAGAATTATCAGATTTGAACGGACTTTTTCAGAGAATGGGAAGATGTTACAGAAATAGAGAAATTTTGGATGAAAAATATAACTGCTATGTTTTTACAGAAGAGTGTTCCAGAATAAAGAGTTACAAAGCAGTTATAGATAAAGAAATTCATAATAAATCCAAAGAAGCATTATTAGAAGTTGACGGATTGATAACAGAACAGAAAAAATTGGAATTAATTGCTGAGGTTTATTCTACTGAAAGTCTAAAAGATACAGAGTATTATGGGAAATTAGTAAAAAATATTTATGCTTTGAAAAATTACATAGTGGAATATGAAAAAACAAAATCAGAAGTACAGAAAATTTTTAGAAACATTGCTTCAAGAGATATAATTCCAAAAATTGTTTATCAGGAAAATGTAGAAGAAATAAAGAAAAATATTGAAATTTTGAAGAAAAAATCAAAAGGATTAGATGAAAAAGAGCGGAAGAAATTAAGAAGTGAAAAAATAGAAGCAAGACGTGAAATAAATCAGTTTAAAGTAGCAATTCCTGAATATGAATTTGATGATATTTCTCCTGAACAGGTAGAAAAAATAGAAATAAATGATTGTGAAATGTTGATTATTTTAGATTGTGATTATTCGTATGAAAAAGGTGCGGAAGTATTAAAGCAGAAAAAAGAGAAAGATTTTGAAGATTCATATTTTTAG